Proteins from a genomic interval of Croceicoccus naphthovorans:
- a CDS encoding STAS/SEC14 domain-containing protein, translated as MPTARAERTSSVPTLEGAVLNLSEEDGLNLVEAARTVQTSDCDTFVAVFERSARRRNDTVPMLLALAPNFSGGLWRDLKFDIRPKDSFGRIAIVDDQKPEKRGTRIFDRLFRAELQVFPFSKRKQAENWAQARGVNA; from the coding sequence ATGCCGACGGCCCGCGCTGAACGAACTTCAAGTGTACCAACTTTGGAGGGAGCTGTGTTGAATTTGTCGGAAGAGGATGGACTGAACCTGGTCGAGGCCGCCCGAACGGTGCAAACATCAGATTGCGATACCTTCGTGGCCGTTTTCGAACGTAGCGCGCGGCGCAGAAACGATACGGTTCCGATGCTGCTCGCACTCGCACCAAACTTTTCGGGAGGTCTTTGGCGTGACCTTAAGTTCGACATCCGGCCCAAGGACAGCTTCGGGCGGATTGCTATCGTCGACGACCAGAAACCGGAAAAGCGGGGCACTCGAATATTTGACCGCCTGTTCCGCGCGGAGTTGCAGGTCTTTCCGTTTTCCAAACGCAAGCAGGCGGAGAATTGGGCTCAAGCCCGAGGTGTCAACGCATGA